Proteins encoded by one window of Camelus bactrianus isolate YW-2024 breed Bactrian camel chromosome 9, ASM4877302v1, whole genome shotgun sequence:
- the CIC gene encoding protein capicua homolog isoform X11, with protein sequence MKPMKKACAGLPGSGSGGKSPPATRAKALRRRGAGEGDKPEEEDDDAQQQQPGPEEAEEGEEEEAERGPGAEGLPPELHPHDPAPGPAEEPKVEGEAGRWEPSLSRKTATFKSRAPKKKYVEEHGAGSGSSSGAAGAPEEQARTPEEASALGVPPRPPTSTRSSSTDTASEHSADLEDEPAEACGPGPWPPGSTSVGYDLRQLRSQRVLARRGDGLFLPAVVRQVRRSQDLGVQFPGDRALTFYEGAPGGGVDVVLDATPPPGALVVGTAVCTCVEPGMAAYREGVVVEVATKPAAYKVRFSSQPGPVATLPQPPQPPHREPEEAVWVARSSLRLLRPPWDPEALPRKPSTGPEEEQAEPGAALPPCPAALDPKQPEDAEVSKISFGGNLGACEEGEEKHPPALGTPALLPLPPPQLLSPPPKSPAFAGPGRPGEQPSPCQEGSQGGSRSSSVASLEKGTAPAARARTPLTAAQQKYKKGDVVCTPNGIRKKFNGKQWRRLCSRDGCMKESQRRGYCSRHLSMRTKEMEGLADSGPGGAGRPAGVAAREGSTEFDWGDETSRDSEASSVAARGDSRPRLVAPADLSRFEFDECEAAVMLVSLGSSRSGTPSFSPVSTQSPFSPAPSPSPSPLFGFRPANFSPINASPVIQRTAVRSRHLSASTPKAGVLTPPDLGPHPPPPAPRERHSSGILPTFQTNLTFTVPISPGRRKTELLPHPGALGASGSGGGGAAPDFPKSDSLDSGVDSVSHTPTPSTPAGFRAVSPAVPFSRSRQPSPLLLLPPPAGLTSDPGPSVRRVPAVQRDSPVIVRNPDVPLPSKFPGEVGAASEARAGGPGRGCRETPVPPGVASGKPGLPPPLPAPVPITVPPAAPTAVAQPMPTFGLASSPFQPVAFHPSPAALLPVLVPSSYTSHPAPKKEVIMGRPGTVWTNVEPRSVAVFPWHSLVPFLAPSQPDPSVQPSEAQQPASHPVASNQSKEPAESAAVAHEQPPGGTGNADPGRPPGATCPESPGPGPPHSLGVVEPGKGPPPTTEEEAPGPPGEPRLDSETESDHDDAFLSIMSPEIQLPLPPGKRRTQSLSALPKERDSSSEKDGRSPNKREKDHIRRPMNAFMIFSKRHRALVHQRHPNQDNRTVSKILGEWWYALGPKEKQKYHDLAFQVKEAHFKAHPDWKWCNKDRKKSSSEAKPTSLGLAGGHKETRERSMSETGTAAAPGVSSELLSVTAQTLLSSDTKAPGSGSCGAERLHTVGAPGSARPRAFSHSGVHSLDGGEVDSQALQELTQMVSGPASYSGPKPSTQYGAPGPFAAPSEGGTLAASGRPPLLPTRASRSQRAASEDMTSDEERMVICEEEGDDDVIADDGFSTTDIDLKCKERVTDSESGDSSGEDPEGSKGFGRKVFSPVIRSSFTHCRPSLDPEPPGPPDPPGAFGKGYGPTPSSSSSSPASSSASAATSFQLGSGTFKAQESGQGSTTGPLRPPPPGAGGPATPSKATRFLPTDPATFRRKRPESVGGLDPPGPSVIAAPPSGGGSVLQTLVLPSNKEEREASGARMPSAPAPPLAYGAPAAPLSRPAATMVTNVVRPVSSTPVPIASKPFPSSARAEASPNDTAGGRTETVTGSRAPGGSPLGVSLVYSDKKSGATTSTAPHLVAGPLLGTVGKAPATVTNLLVGTPGYGAPAPPAVQFIAQGGPGSGAAAGSGAGAGSGPNGPVPLGILQPGPLSKAGGITQVQYILPTLPQQLQVAPAPAPGTKAVAPSGPAPTTSIRFTLPPGTSTNGKVLAATAPTPGIPILQSVPSAPPPKAQSVSPVQAPPPGGSAQLLPGKVLVPLATPSMSVRGGGAGQPLPLVSPPFSVPVQNGAQPPSKIIQLTPVPVSTPSGLVPPLSPASLPGPTSQPQKVLLPSSTRITYVQSASGHALPLGTSPASSQAGTVTSYGPTSSVALGFTSLGPSGPAFVQPLLSGQAPLLAPGQVGVSPVPSPQLPPSCTAPSGPVITAFYPGSPIPTSSASLAQPSQAPPGLVYTVATSTTPPAATILPKGPSAPATATPAPTSPFPSATGSMTYSLVAPKAQRPTPKAPQKVKAAIASIPVGSFEAGAPGRPGPAPRQPLEPGPAREPSASESELEGQPTTPAPPLPPETWVPPARSSPPPPPPAEERTSSKGPETMASKFPSSSSDWRVPGLGLENRGEPPTPPSPAPAPASAPGSSSGSSEGSSGRAAGDTPERKEAASTGKKVKVRPPPLKKTFDSVDKVLSEVDFEERFAELPEFRPEEVLPSPTLQSLATSPRAILGSYRKKRKNSTDLDSAPEDPTSPKRKMRRRSSCSSEPNTPKSAKCEGDIFTFDRTGTEAEDVLGELEYEKVPYSSLRRTLDQRRALVMQLFQDHGFFPSAQATAAFQARYADIFPSKVCLQLKIREVRQKIMQAATPTEQPPGAEAPLPGPPPTGTAAAPVPTPSPAGGPDPTSPGSDSGTTPAAPPLPPPPEPGPGQPGWEGPPQPSPPPSGPSTAATGR encoded by the exons ATGAAGCCAATGAAGAAGGCTTGTGCTGGCCTCCCCGGTTCTGGCAGCGGTGGCAAGTCCCCACCAGCCACTAGGGCCAAGGCCCTGAGGCGgcgaggggctggggagggcgaCAAGCCAGAGGAGGAAGACGATgacgcgcagcagcagcagccagggcCAGAAGAGGCtgaggagggtgaggaggaggaggctgagcggggccctggggctgaggggctgCCCCCAGAGCTGCATCCCCAtgacccagccccaggcccagctgaGGAACCCAaggtggagggggaggcaggcCGCTGGGAGCCCTCACTCAGCCGAAAGACGGCCACATTCAAGTCACGAGCGCCCAAGAAGAAGTATGTGGAGGAGCATGGGGctggcagtggcagcagcagtgggGCAGCTGGTGCCCCTGAAGAGCAGGCACGGACCCCCGAGGAGGCCAGTGCCCTGGGTGTGCCTCCACGGCCACCCACTTCCACCCGCTCCTCCTCCACTGACACAGCCAGCGAGCACTCAGCTGACCTGGAGGATGAGCCGGCTGAAGCTTGTGGTCCAGGCCCCTGGCCCCCTGGCAGCACCAGTGTTGGCTATGACCTGCGGCAGCTGCGGTCCCAGCGAGTGCTGGCTCGGCGTGGGGATGGCCTCTTCCTGCCGGCTGTGGTGCGCCAGGTGCGCCGAAGCCAGGACCTGGGTGTGCAGTTCCCTGGGGACCGGGCCCTGACTTTTTACGAGGGAGCACCCGGCGGTGGTGTGGATGTGGTTTTGGATGCCACACCACCGCCAGGTGCACTGGTGGTTGGTACAGCTGTCTGTACCTGTGTGGAGCCTGGTATGGCTGCCTACCGTGAGggtgtggtggtggaggtggccaCCAAGCCAGCTGCCTACAAGGTCCGCTTCAGCTCCCAGCCAGGCCCAGTAGCCACCCTACCACAGCCACCACAGCCACCACACCGTGAGCCTGAGGAGGCAGTGTGGGTGGCCCGCTCCAGCCTGCGCCTGCTGCGGCCCCCCTGGGACCCTGAAGCCCTGCCTAGAAAGCCCTCAACGGGCCCTGAGGAGGAGCAGGCTGAGCCAGGGGCTgccctgcccccctgccctgctgccctggACCCCAAGCAGCCTGAGGATGCTGAGGTATCCAAGATCAGCTTTGGTGGCAACCTGGGAGCTTGTGAGGAGGGTGAGGAGAAGCACCCACCAGCCCTGGGCACCCCGGCCTTGCTCCCACTGCCCCCGCCTCAGCTCCTGTCACCACCACCCAAGTCCCCAGCCTTCGCAGGCCCAGGCCGCCCTGGCGAGCAGCCCTCACCCTGCCAGGAGGGGAGCCAGGGCGGCAGCCGGAGCAGCAGTGTGGCCTCTCTGGAGAAGGGGACCGCGCCAGCTGCCCGGGCCCGCACACCCCTGACCGCAGCCCAGCAGAAATACAAGAAGGGCGATGTGGTCTGCACACCCAATGGAATTCGAAAGAAGTTCAACGGCAAGCAGTGGCGACGGCTGTGCTCGAGAGATGGCTGCATGAAGGAGTCACAGCGGCGGGGCTACTGCTCACGCCACCTGTCCATGCGAACCAAAGAGATGGAGGGCCTGGCGGACAGtggcccaggtggggctgggcggCCGGCTGGCGTGGCAGCCCGTGAGGGTAGCACCGAGTTTGACTGGGGTGATGAGACCTCTCGGGACAGTGAGGCCAGCAGTGTGGCAGCCCGAGGAGACTCACGTCCACGCCTGGTGGCCCCTGCTGACCTGTCACGCTTTGAGTTTGACGAGTGTGAAGCGGCTGTGATGTTGGTGTCACTGGGCAGCTCTCGCTCGGGCACGCCCTCCTTCTCCCCAGTCTCTACGCAGTCGCCCTTCTCGCCAGCCCCGTCACCTTCACCCTCACCACTCTTTGGCTTCCGCCCTGCCAACTTCAGCCCCATCAACGCCTCGCCAGTCATCCAGCGTACTGCTGTTCGCAGTCGCCACCTGAGCGCCAGCACCCCTAAGGCAGGTGTGCTGACTCCACCAGACCTGGGCCCCCACCCGCCGCCACCTGCTCCCCGAGAGCGCCATTCCTCCGGCATCCTACCCACCTTCCAGACCAACCTGACCTTTACTGTGCCCATTAGCCCTGGGCGACGGAAGACAGAGCTGCTTCCCCACCCAGGGGcactgggggcctctggctctggGGGCGGAGGAGCTGCCCCAGACTTCCCTAAGAGTGACAGCTTAGACTCTGGTGTGGACTCGGTGTCCCACACGCCTACACCCTCCACACCAGCTGGCTTCCGTGCTGTGTCGCCTGCCGTGCCCTTCTCCCGCTCCCGCCAGCCCTCACCGTTGCTGCTGTTGCCCCCACCTGCCGGCCTGACCTCGGATCCTGGGCCCTCCGTGCGCAGGGTGCCTGCTGTGCAGCGGGACTCACCTGTCATTGTCCGCAACCCTGATGTGCCGCTGCCCTCCAAATTCCCTGGGGAAGTGGGCGCTGCCAGTGAGGCACGGGCCGGGGGACCTGGGCGGGGCTGCCGAGAGACCCCAGTGCCCCCTGGGGTGGCCAGTGGGAAGCCTGGCCTGCCCCCACCTCTGCCGGCCCCCGTGCCCATCACTGTGCCTCCAGCCGCGCCGACTGCTGTGGCCCAGCCGATGCCCACCTTTGGCCTGGCTTCCTCGCCCTTCCAGCCGGTGGCCTTTCACCCCTCACCTGCTGCCCTGTTGCCGGTCCTGGTGCCCAGCAGCTACACCAGCCATCCTGCCCCCAAAAAGGAAGTCATCATGGGCCGGCCTGGGACAG TGTGGACAAACGTGGAACCTCGCTCTGTGGCCGTGTTCCCCTGGCACTCCTTAGTCCCCTTCTTGGCGCCCAGCCAGCCTGACCCCTCTGTGCAGCCAAGTGAAGCCCAGCAACCTGCCAGCCACCCAGTGGCCTCCAATCAGAGCAAAG AACCTGCTGAGTCGGCGGCTGTTGCTCACGAGCAGCCACCAGGCGGGACAGGGAATGCTGACCCTGGGCGGCCCCCGGGAGCTACATGCCCTGAGAGCCCAGGGCCCGGACCCCCCCACAGTTTGGGGGTGGTGGAACCTGGAAAGGGCCCCCCTCCCACCACTGAGGAGGAGGCCCCTGGTCCACCAGGAGAGCCCCGGCTGGACAGTGAGACGGAGAGTGACCATGATGATGC CTTCCTCTCCATCATGTCTCCTGAGATCCAGTTACCTCTGCCGCCTGGGAAACGCCGGACCCAGTCCCTCAGCGCCTTGCCCAAGGAACGAGACTCATCTTCAGAGAAGGATGGACGCAGCCCCAACAAG CGGGAGAAGGACCATATCCGGCGGCCCATGAATGCCTTTATGATCTTCAGCAAGCGGCACCGGGCCCTGGTCCATCAGCGTCACCCCAACCAGGACAACCGGACTGTCAGCAAGATCCTGGGCGAGTGGTGGTATGCCCTGGGACCCAAGGAGAAACAGAAGTACCACGACCTGGCCTTCCAG GTGAAAGAGGCCCACTTTAAGGCCCACCCAGACTGGAAGTGGTGCAACAAGGACCGGAAGAAGTCCAGCTCAGAGGCCAAGCCTACTAGcctggggctggcaggagggCACAAGGAGACGCGGGAGCGGAGCATGTCGGAGACAGGCACTGCCGCTGCCCCTGGAG TGTCCTCGGAACTCCTGTCTGTCACAGCCCAGACGCTCTTGAGCTCGGACACCAAGGCTCCGGGGAGCGGCTCTTGTGGGGCAGAACGTCTGCACACAGTCGGGGCACCTGGCTCAGCCCGGCCCCGAGCCTTCTCCCACAGCGGGGTCCACAGCCTCGATGGTGGGGAAGTAGACAGCCAGGCACTACAGGAACTGACTCAG ATGGTGTCTGGCCCTGCATCCTACTCTGGCCCAAAACCTTCCACGCAATATGGGGCTCCAGGCCCCTTTGCAGCCCCCAGTGAGGGAGGCACCCTGGCGGCCAGTGGGCGGCCTCCACTGCTGCCCACCCGGGCCTCCCGTTCCCAGCGTGCCGCCAGTGAGGACATGACCAGTGACGAGGAGCGCATGGTCATCTGTGAGGAGGAAGGGGATGATGATGTCATTG CTGACGATGGCTTCAGCACCACTGACATTGACCTCAAGTGCAAGGAGCGGGTGACTGACAGCGAGAGCGGAGACAGCTCTGGGGAAGACCCAGAGGGCAGCAAG GGCTTTGGCCGGAAGGTGTTCTCACCTGTGATCCGTTCCTCCTTTACCCACTGCCGTCCATCACTGGACCCTGAGCCCCCAGGGCCCCCAGATCCACCTGGAGCCTTCGGCAAAGGATATGGgcccaccccatcctcctcctcgtcctcgcctgcctcctcctcagcctcAGCAGCCACCTCCTTCCAACTGGGCTCAGGGACCTTCAAGGCCCAGGAGTCAGGTCAGGGCAGCACAACAGGCCCCCTTCGGCCCCCaccccctggggctgggggcccagcGACACCTTCTAAGGCCACCCGGTTTCTCCCCACGGATCCTGCCACCTTCCGGCGCAAGAGACCTGAAAGTGTAGGGGGCCTGGATCCACCAGGCCCCTCAGTCATTGCGGCACCTCCCAGTGGTGGGGGAAGTGTCCTGCAGACACTGGTCCTGCCCTCAAACAAGGAGGAACGGGAGGCCAGTGGAGCTCGCATGCCTTCGGCCCCAGCCCCACCGCTGGCCTATGGGGCCCCAGCAGCACCCCTGTCCCGCCCGGCTGCCACCATGGTCACCAACGTGGTCCGGCCTGTCAGCAGCACTCCTGTGCCCATTGCCTCTAAgcctttcccttcctctgcccGGGCGGAAGCGTCTCCAAATGATACAGCAGGTGGCAGGACTGAGACAGTCACTGGGTCCCGGGCACCTGGGGGCTCCCCACTAGGTGTCAGCTTAGTGTATTCAGATAAGAAGTCGGGAGCAACCACCTCAACAGCCCCACATCTGGTGGCTGGGCCCCTACTGGGCACTGTGGGGAAGGCACCTGCCACTGTCACCAACCTGCTGGTGGGCACCCCGGGCTATGGGGCCCCAGCACCCCCCGCTGTTCAGTTTATTGCCCAGGGGGGCCCTGGCAGTGGGGCAGCTGCGGGCTCAGGAGCAGGTGCTGGGAGTGGCCCCAATGGGCCAGTGCCCCTGGGCATCCTGCAGCCAGGTCCCCTGAGCAAGGCTGGGGGAATCACCCAAGTGCAGTACATTCTGCCCACGCTGCCCCAACAACTTCAAGTggcacctgccccagcccctgggaccAAGGCAGTGGCTCCCAGCGGCCCTGCACCCACTACCAGCATCCGTTTCACCCTCCCGCCGGGCACCTCCACCAACGGCAAAGTCCTGGCTGCCACTGCGCCCACTCCTGGCATCCCCATCCTGCAGTCTGTACCCTCTGCCCCGCCCCCCAAAG CCCAGTCAGTTTCTCCTGTGCAGGCCCCTCCCCCAGGTGGCTCAGCCCAGCTGCTACCCGGGAAGGTACTGGTGCCCTTGGCCACCCCTAGCATGTCAGTGCGGGGTGGAGGGGCCGGCCAGCCACTGCCCCTGGTGAGCCCACCCTTCTCAGTACCTGTGCAGAATGGTGCTCAGCCACCCAGCAAG ATCATCCAGCTGACTCCGGTACCTGTGAGCACACCCAGCGGCCTGGTGCCGCCCCTCAGCCCAGCCTCGCTCCCTGGACCCACCTCTCAGCCTCAGAAGGTCCTGCTGCCCTCCTCTACCAG AATCACCTATGTGCAGTCAGCCAGCGGGCATGCGCTGCCCCTGGGCACCAGTCCTGCGTCTAGTCAGGCTGGAACAGTCACTTCGTACGGACCCACGAGCTCGGTAGCCCTAGGCTTCACCTCACTGGGGCCCAGTGGCCCCGCCTTCGTGCAGCCCTTGCTTTCAG GCCAAGCCCCGCTGCTGGCTCCCGGCCAGGTGGGCGTGTCGCCTGTGCCCAGTCCCCAGCTGCCTCCCAGCTGCACAGCCCCCAGTGGTCCTGTCATCACAGCGTTTTACCCCGGcagccccatccccacctcctcaGCATCCCTGGCCCAGCCATCTCAGGCTCCACCAGGCCTGGTCTACACTGTGGCCACCAGCACCACCCCACCTGCTGCCACCATCCTGCCCAAGGGCCCATCGGCCCCTGCCACTGCCACCCCGGCCCCTACCAGCCCTTTCCCTAGTGCCACAG GCTCCATGACCTACAGCTTAGTGGCCCCCAAAGCCCAGCGGCCCACCCCTAAGGCCCCCCAGAAAGTGAAGGCGGCCATCGCCAGCATTCCTGTGGGCTCCTTTGAGGCAGGTGCCCCTGGGCGGCCAGGCCCTGCACCCCGTCAGCCCTTGGAGCCTGGCCCAGCCCGTGAGCCCTCTGCATCTGAGTCTGAGCTGGAGGGGCAGCCTACAACGCCGGCCCCCCCACTGCCCCCAGAGACCTGGGTTCCCCCAGCCCGGAGCAgtcccccgccacccccacctgCTGAGGAGCGGACCAGCTCCAAGGGGCCTGAGACCATG GCCAGCAAATTCCCAAGCTCATCTTCAGACTGGCGCGTCCCTGGGCTGGGTCTGGAGAACCGTGGGGagcctcccacccctcccagcccGGCCCCggctccagcctcagcccctggtagcagcagcggcagcagcgagggcagcagtgggagggcagctggggacaCCCCTGAGCGCAAGGAGGCGGCCAGTACCGGCAAGAAGGTGAAGGTGCGGCCCCCGCCCCTGAAGAAGACCTTTGACTCTGTGGACAA GGTCCTGTCGGAGGTGGACTTCGAAGAGCGCTTTGCTGAGCTGCCCGAGTTTCGGCCTGAGGAGGTGCTGCCCTCGCCCACCCTGCAGTCTCTGGCCACCTCACCCCGGGCCATCCTGGGCTCCTACCGCAAGAAGAGAAAGAACTCCACTG ACCTGGACTCTGCCCCTGAGGACCCCACCTCGCCCAAGCGCAAGATGAGGAGACGCTCCAGCTGCAGCTCAGAGCCCAACACCCCCAAGAGTGCCAAGTGCGAGGGGGACATCTTCACCTTTGACCGTACAG GTACAGAAGCTGAGGATGTGCTCGGGGAGCTGGAATATGAGAAAGTGCCATACTCATCACTACGGCGCACCCTGGACCAGCGCCGGGCCCTAGTCATGCAGCTCTTCCAGGACCATGGCTTCTTCCCATCAG CCCAGGCCACAGCAGCCTTCCAGGCCCGCTACGCAGACATCTTCCCCTCCAAGGTCTGTCTGCAGTTGAAGATCCGTGAGGTTCGCCAGAAGATCATGCAGGCGGCCACTCCCACAGAGCAGCCCCCCGGAGCTGAGGCCCCCCTCCCTGGACCACCCCCCACTGGCACTGCTGCTGCCCctgtccccactcccagccctgctGGGGGCCCTGACCCCACCTCACCTGGCTCGGACTCTGGCACGACCCCGGCTGCCCCGCCACTGCCTCCACCCCCAGAGCCAGGGCCTGGACAAcctggctgggaggggccccCTCAACCCTCACCACCCCCTTCTGGCCCCTCCACAGCTGCCACAGGCAGGTGA